DNA sequence from the Butyricimonas faecalis genome:
CCTTCGGTGAACGCTGTGGTATAGACGTTCTCCACGGCACGGGTGGTTTTGTTGTCAACAACCGATGCATACCCGCCGTCGGTAATGGAGATAGTGAGTTGCTGCACCTTGTTTTGGATGGCAGGAAACTCTTCTCGCGTACAAGCAGCAAGAAGCAGGATCAACGCAACTTGCAGTAGTGTGTATATTCCTTGTGTCTTCATATTTTTGTCCTTAAATGAAATATGTATTATTGAATAAGTAAACAGATCAGAAAGCCAGGATGGGACGCACATAGCACTCCTCTTTGTTCTTATAAGAAACATCAAGGTAGTATTTGGACAAGTCCACATGGACTACACTCCTATGCGGAGAGTAGTATAGTTCCGAAGATGACCAATATCGCCCGTTCAAAGAACTGTACACGCTTGTTTCTTCCAACAGGTTACCCTGCTTGTGAACCCGCTGCATCTGCCCGATGGAGGGAAGAAACCATCCGCTGCTCTTTGGAGGGGCAGGGGTCTTGCTTTCGTAGTCCACCACGGCATACCAGGTTGCGGGTTACCCCGCTTCTGTGTCCTTGTTCAGATTCTGCTCTCCACCCGCTGCATTGACTATTTTTTGGGTGTTGGAGTAGCCATTCCAGTCAATATCAGGATTACCGACATTATTCGTACCCGAAATATAAAGTCCAAGTTCTTTATCGTAAACACCCCACATGCAATAGATGTTAGTAGTGGTGGCATCCTGTAAGGCGACTGCATAGCCGTGACATTTCTTCTGACCGATACGTGTGGCGGAATAATCGGAAGCATCATTTTCATGGTGACCGACATAGAACACGATGGCCGTCACGCTTGCCTTCTGCTCCTCGGTGAGGGATATTTCTTTGGGCACAAGGTTTCCGTCGGCGAGGAGAAAGTCGCCAGGCTGTATGGCGTAGCTCTTCGTTAACTCCGTCAGTCCGTTCACCTTGTATTTCTTGTAATGGCCGGCAGCAAGATTCGACGGGGTTACGGAGAACTCCTTGCTGCCATCATCGTAGCTTCCCTCGATGGTCGGGAAAGATGTCGCTTGCGAGTTCACCAAATACCGGTAAGTGTCGTTGGTCACGCGCAGTGGCTGGACGGCACCCGTAAACTCTGCTTCGGTATCGGTCGTGTAATCGGGATAGTTCGTACTGGTGAATTTGTAAATGGTCTTTGGCATCTCGATGACAACCAAAGCCATTTGGTGGGTCATCGGGAAGGAGAGGTTAAGGGTGTTGTTTGCGTCTGGAGTGGCGATCCCCTCGGCCGTCATCAGGTCGGAGGCGGTATATGCCGCATGAGTACTTTGGTCGTCCTGCGGCTGCCAAGCGGAAACCAACGGGGCGAAGAACTCCGTGTCGGTCAAGGCCGAGCCTGTGAGGGTTGCAGTCTTTCCGCTCATATCCGCTTGGTAGGGATAGTAGAGGTAGTAGTGCTCATCCGACAATCCACCCATAAGCGGTGTCGTATTTTCAGACTTCCACACGAGGTCGCCCGTGGCGGCATCCTTCTCGGCGGTCAGCTTCACGTTGGAATAGAGGGTTTGAGTGCCGCGCACCACGTAGAGGCCGCAGGCATCGCCTTCGGTGAATTCGGTGGTGTAGCCGTTCTCCACCGCACGGGTAGTTTTGCCATCAGCCGGCGCGTAACCTCCGTCGGTAACGGAGATGGTGAGTTGTTGTGCCTTGTCTTGCAAATGTACGGTAGGGAACTCTTCTTGCGTGCAGGATGCGAGCAGCAAGAGCAATGCGGCTTGCAAGAGTGGGTATATGTTTTGTTTCTTCATATTCATGTTCTTAATGGATTAAACGAATCAGAAGGCAAGGACGGGACGCACATCGAGATAGTTGTACTTAGCGCGCCAGTCACATTCCACGCGACCATCGGAGAACACGCTCCAGTACCGTACGAAGCTGTCCGAGTACTCCGAAGACGACCAAATCCAGTCATTGTTTCTAAAATTATCCTTGCTGCCTGTGGCAATTTTCTCCATCCATGCGTTTAAAGCAGCGAGAACATCGCCTTGATCTGACCAAGTGA
Encoded proteins:
- a CDS encoding fimbrillin family protein, which encodes MNMKKQNIYPLLQAALLLLLASCTQEEFPTVHLQDKAQQLTISVTDGGYAPADGKTTRAVENGYTTEFTEGDACGLYVVRGTQTLYSNVKLTAEKDAATGDLVWKSENTTPLMGGLSDEHYYLYYPYQADMSGKTATLTGSALTDTEFFAPLVSAWQPQDDQSTHAAYTASDLMTAEGIATPDANNTLNLSFPMTHQMALVVIEMPKTIYKFTSTNYPDYTTDTEAEFTGAVQPLRVTNDTYRYLVNSQATSFPTIEGSYDDGSKEFSVTPSNLAAGHYKKYKVNGLTELTKSYAIQPGDFLLADGNLVPKEISLTEEQKASVTAIVFYVGHHENDASDYSATRIGQKKCHGYAVALQDATTTNIYCMWGVYDKELGLYISGTNNVGNPDIDWNGYSNTQKIVNAAGGEQNLNKDTEAG